A stretch of the Streptosporangium sp. NBC_01755 genome encodes the following:
- a CDS encoding P-loop NTPase fold protein — translation MSEGLAFANPVFETAPRVGTRRALVFLDSPATATAPPPLPSGPLQVPVRHPYPPHDRGRAGPPPRQAPSSGPPAAGPHTERPDARLASALRAEGFTVDAETSGGAGADGERVWHLLRSAREGDLLLIRLPADGGWTSGQLGSMIGTFGRQVGESLAAAVLLIVDFGWSTLDGSAEPVRQLAVAGEPRVAAAALTLTLRLDETVPGPVRTLTDVIAEGLMTRAADLDGDGTISVGDLHAYALASYTAASAARTPILIAYGAVAGVALTPARDAAAGPHAAFTRVLARLGDHAPPSCGIEIVRRVYELHLSAPARELLRRAALLDEGEPIDEILGDAAELRQWGLLGETTTFVHPDVRSFGHSRLSAAERAQTSALLRRRRAGLRTVRPRARLTADRWTTEDQLGHRVYAEAIAAFVRHPETRPPLTIGVKGPWGTGKTSLMRMIQDLLDPGAAGDTPVPIHLPGSRAERALTNAEVLARTGRRPRESAGRAEPDPLPLRQADWRPTVWFNPWMYQNGEQVWAGLAHEIISQVTGRLPRTERERFWLELNLSRVDREAVRSRAYHLAMTRLAPVALGLVATLVLTGALLAAAMLLPAFGALLGNIAAAVGTAGSAAVVGAGALRLARFFGESAANAFRGLVTQPDLLGPGAAGGAGGEGAATPGYRSKTGFLHLVQTDMRQVLDLVATGERPLVVFVDDLDRCSSGTVAQVIEAINLFLAGEFPNCVFVLAMEPEVVVAHVEAAYPELAGTLPAGGRSGLGWRFLEKIVQLPLSVPLLDDADRLPAFVRALLGVSDTTRPADVLPGTETVRPRDPDTAWTPNPAGPRPAGPPAALERLDPPPDPAGPRSRGPLPPARPFPYDAATPGPPGTATRSGAAVQGRRTSVPPVGARRLELWAPVEALGPHPLTDVPGSHAPPGGSHASGAWAAEPPDPVQVSRLQDAIWALRPTTTTLDEAARLAQDALGIECSDAVGGLCAATREAADRVFDDLYSDENAYLAIEFVLPALTFFNPREIKRYVNVFRFYSFLTYRRALAGAPPASDGEVAKLAALAVQWPHLLSPLAREYDGVSALRRLEQAASDDPSWERAVHETGLTDPDTPDGTHLDSLRDLLTRPHPIADLARYLL, via the coding sequence TTGAGCGAGGGACTCGCGTTCGCGAATCCAGTCTTCGAGACCGCGCCCCGGGTGGGCACCCGCCGAGCTCTCGTCTTCCTTGACTCCCCCGCGACCGCGACCGCGCCCCCGCCGCTGCCCTCCGGCCCGCTTCAGGTCCCCGTCCGGCACCCCTATCCGCCGCACGACCGGGGTCGGGCCGGGCCGCCGCCTCGGCAGGCCCCCTCTTCGGGCCCCCCTGCCGCCGGGCCGCACACCGAGCGGCCGGACGCGCGCCTGGCGAGCGCGCTGCGCGCCGAGGGGTTCACGGTCGACGCCGAGACCAGCGGCGGAGCGGGCGCGGACGGCGAGCGCGTGTGGCACCTGCTGCGCTCGGCGCGGGAGGGCGACCTGCTGCTGATCCGGCTGCCCGCCGACGGCGGCTGGACCTCGGGACAGCTGGGATCGATGATCGGCACGTTCGGACGGCAGGTCGGCGAGTCGCTGGCGGCCGCCGTCCTGCTGATCGTGGACTTCGGCTGGAGCACACTGGACGGCTCCGCCGAACCGGTCAGGCAGCTCGCGGTGGCCGGGGAGCCGAGGGTGGCGGCGGCGGCCCTGACCCTCACGCTGAGGCTCGACGAGACGGTACCGGGCCCGGTGCGCACGCTGACCGACGTCATCGCGGAGGGCCTGATGACGCGAGCCGCCGATCTCGACGGGGACGGGACGATCAGCGTCGGGGACCTGCATGCCTACGCGCTCGCCAGCTACACGGCGGCCTCGGCCGCCCGCACCCCCATCCTGATCGCCTACGGAGCCGTCGCCGGTGTCGCCCTGACCCCGGCCAGGGACGCCGCCGCCGGGCCGCACGCCGCCTTCACCCGCGTCCTGGCGCGGCTCGGCGATCACGCCCCGCCCAGCTGCGGGATCGAGATCGTACGGCGGGTCTACGAACTCCATCTGAGCGCCCCGGCCAGGGAGCTGCTGCGCAGGGCCGCCCTGCTCGACGAGGGCGAGCCGATCGACGAGATCCTCGGCGACGCCGCCGAGCTGCGGCAGTGGGGCCTGCTGGGCGAGACGACCACGTTCGTCCATCCGGACGTGCGGAGCTTCGGCCACTCGCGGCTCTCCGCGGCCGAGAGGGCGCAGACCTCGGCGCTGCTCCGCCGCCGCCGGGCCGGGCTCCGTACGGTACGGCCCCGGGCCAGGCTCACCGCCGACCGGTGGACCACGGAGGACCAGCTCGGGCACCGGGTCTACGCCGAGGCCATCGCCGCGTTCGTCCGCCACCCCGAGACCCGGCCCCCGCTGACGATCGGTGTCAAGGGGCCGTGGGGCACCGGCAAGACCTCCCTGATGCGGATGATCCAGGATCTGCTGGATCCCGGGGCCGCCGGGGACACCCCCGTCCCGATCCACCTGCCGGGCTCCCGCGCGGAGCGGGCGCTGACCAACGCCGAGGTACTGGCCAGGACGGGCCGGCGCCCCAGGGAGAGCGCCGGGCGGGCGGAGCCGGATCCGCTTCCGCTGCGGCAGGCGGACTGGCGGCCCACGGTCTGGTTCAACCCGTGGATGTACCAGAACGGCGAGCAGGTCTGGGCCGGGCTGGCCCACGAGATCATCAGTCAGGTCACCGGGCGGCTGCCCCGCACCGAACGGGAGCGGTTCTGGCTGGAGTTGAACCTGTCCAGGGTCGACCGGGAGGCGGTCCGCAGCCGCGCCTACCACCTGGCGATGACCCGCCTGGCACCGGTGGCCCTCGGCCTGGTCGCCACCCTCGTTCTCACCGGGGCGCTACTGGCCGCGGCCATGCTGCTGCCCGCCTTCGGCGCCCTACTGGGGAACATCGCGGCGGCCGTCGGCACGGCCGGCTCGGCGGCGGTGGTGGGGGCGGGCGCGCTGCGGCTGGCACGGTTCTTCGGAGAGTCGGCGGCCAACGCGTTCCGCGGCCTGGTCACCCAGCCCGACCTGCTCGGCCCCGGCGCGGCCGGCGGGGCGGGCGGCGAGGGCGCGGCCACCCCCGGGTACCGGTCCAAGACCGGCTTCCTGCACCTGGTGCAGACCGACATGCGGCAGGTCCTCGACCTGGTCGCCACCGGGGAGCGCCCGCTGGTGGTGTTCGTGGACGACCTGGACCGCTGCTCGTCGGGAACGGTGGCGCAGGTCATCGAGGCGATCAACCTGTTCCTCGCCGGCGAGTTCCCCAACTGCGTGTTCGTGCTGGCCATGGAACCCGAGGTGGTCGTCGCGCACGTCGAGGCCGCCTACCCGGAGCTGGCCGGGACGCTGCCCGCGGGCGGGCGGTCCGGCCTGGGCTGGCGGTTCCTGGAGAAGATCGTGCAGCTACCGCTGAGCGTGCCGCTGCTTGACGACGCCGACCGGCTGCCCGCCTTCGTACGGGCGCTGCTCGGCGTCTCCGACACCACCCGGCCCGCAGACGTTCTCCCCGGCACGGAGACCGTACGACCGCGGGACCCCGACACCGCATGGACACCGAATCCGGCCGGACCGCGTCCGGCGGGTCCCCCAGCCGCCCTGGAACGGCTCGACCCGCCCCCGGATCCGGCCGGACCGCGTTCGCGCGGTCCCCTGCCTCCCGCACGGCCCTTCCCGTACGACGCGGCCACGCCGGGCCCGCCCGGCACCGCCACGCGGTCGGGAGCGGCCGTGCAGGGGCGGCGTACATCCGTGCCGCCGGTGGGCGCGCGGAGACTGGAACTGTGGGCGCCGGTGGAGGCGCTGGGACCGCACCCGCTGACGGACGTGCCGGGATCGCACGCACCACCGGGCGGCTCGCACGCCTCGGGCGCGTGGGCGGCCGAGCCGCCGGACCCGGTCCAGGTGAGCCGGTTGCAGGACGCCATCTGGGCGCTGCGCCCGACCACGACGACCCTCGACGAGGCGGCGCGGCTGGCCCAGGACGCCCTGGGCATCGAGTGCTCCGACGCCGTCGGCGGCCTCTGCGCGGCGACCCGCGAGGCCGCCGACCGGGTCTTCGACGACCTCTACAGCGACGAGAACGCCTACCTGGCGATCGAGTTCGTGCTTCCGGCCCTGACGTTCTTCAACCCGCGTGAGATCAAGCGGTACGTGAACGTCTTCCGTTTCTACTCGTTCCTGACCTACCGCCGCGCCCTCGCCGGGGCGCCCCCCGCCTCGGACGGCGAGGTCGCCAAGCTCGCCGCGCTGGCCGTCCAGTGGCCGCACCTGCTGTCACCACTGGCCAGGGAGTACGACGGGGTGAGCGCGCTGCGGCGCCTGGAGCAGGCCGCGAGCGACGATCCGAGCTGGGAGCGTGCCGTCCACGAGACCGGCCTGACCGACCCCGACACCCCCGACGGCACCCACCTGGACTCCCTGCGCGACCTGCTCACCCGCCCCCACCCCATCGCCGACCTCGCCCGCTACCTCCTGTGA
- a CDS encoding alkaline phosphatase PhoX → MLRRTFVRTGGLAAGAVLAGSLWQGAAGAVTSRFAGPYGPLGEPDSNGVALPEGFTSRIVARTGRRVGGTLWHPAPDGGACFPDRDGWIYVSNSEIPLLGGASAIRFGPQGAVVGAYRILSGTDLNCAGGRTPWNSWLSCEEIFRGRVFECDPYGARAAMPRLAMGRFKHEAAACDPDRRVVYLTEDEPDGCFYRFRPTYWGDLTTGTLEVLCTESGSGAVTWRRVPDPGALLKATREQVAGARRFSGGEGCHYADGVCFFTTKGDNRVWAYDTENEHLGVVYDTDAPSAGVDNITGTSSGDLYVAEDGGDMEINLITPGRVVTPVLRIAGHPRSEITGPAFSPGGDRLYFSSQRGARGDAAGTDGVTYEVTGPFRR, encoded by the coding sequence ATGCTTCGCCGTACGTTCGTACGCACCGGAGGTCTGGCCGCCGGCGCGGTTCTCGCGGGCTCGCTCTGGCAGGGGGCCGCCGGCGCCGTCACGTCGCGTTTCGCGGGCCCCTACGGACCGCTCGGCGAGCCCGACTCCAACGGGGTGGCGTTGCCCGAGGGGTTCACCAGCCGGATCGTCGCCCGCACCGGCCGCAGGGTCGGCGGGACGCTCTGGCACCCGGCACCGGACGGCGGCGCGTGCTTTCCCGACCGTGACGGCTGGATCTACGTGTCCAACTCGGAGATCCCGCTGCTCGGCGGGGCGTCGGCCATCAGGTTCGGGCCGCAGGGAGCCGTCGTCGGCGCCTACCGCATCCTGTCGGGCACCGACCTCAACTGCGCGGGTGGCCGCACCCCGTGGAACTCCTGGCTGTCGTGCGAGGAGATCTTCCGCGGCCGGGTCTTCGAGTGCGACCCCTACGGCGCGCGGGCCGCGATGCCGCGCCTTGCCATGGGCCGCTTCAAACACGAGGCCGCGGCCTGTGACCCGGATCGGCGGGTGGTCTACCTGACCGAGGACGAGCCCGACGGCTGCTTCTACCGGTTCCGGCCGACCTACTGGGGCGACCTGACGACAGGCACCCTGGAGGTGCTCTGCACCGAGTCCGGCTCGGGTGCGGTGACCTGGCGGCGGGTGCCCGACCCCGGCGCGCTGCTGAAGGCCACCCGGGAGCAGGTCGCCGGCGCCCGGCGCTTCTCGGGCGGGGAGGGCTGCCACTACGCGGACGGCGTGTGCTTCTTCACCACCAAGGGCGACAACCGGGTGTGGGCGTACGACACGGAGAACGAGCACCTGGGCGTCGTCTACGACACCGACGCCCCGTCGGCCGGTGTCGACAACATCACCGGCACCTCGTCCGGCGACCTCTACGTCGCCGAGGACGGCGGTGACATGGAGATCAACCTGATCACCCCCGGGCGGGTCGTCACCCCTGTCCTGCGGATCGCGGGCCACCCCAGGTCGGAGATCACCGGACCCGCCTTCTCACCGGGCGGCGACCGCCTCTACTTCTCCTCACAGCGCGGCGCCCGCGGCGATGCCGCCGGCACCGACGGCGTCACCTACGAGGTCACCGGCCCCTTCCGCCGCTGA
- a CDS encoding lactonase family protein: MMAEVAYIGGYTPDTEGSGPGITLVELGSLARLGETPASGPSFLAVHPALPVLYAVGEAERGTVGVFARAGDGTLSPLAQRPSEGSAPCHLAVDPTGTRLAVANYGDGTLSVHGIDGSGLLTDVWIFPYRAGAHAHQAVFGPDGVLYVSDLGADEVRRYLVGDEVVPHPEGPVRLAPGMGPRHMARAGGHWYVAGELDGTVRAYDDEWREIQVAPAGGGGGRNQPSHLEVSGGLVYVANRGPDTISVFAGPQLKPVAEVACGGVWPRHFAIADGRMYVANQHSGTVAVLPLKDGVPRPAGEVFAVGTPSCVLPLP; encoded by the coding sequence ATGATGGCTGAGGTCGCGTACATCGGTGGATACACCCCGGACACCGAAGGGTCCGGGCCGGGAATCACCCTGGTGGAGCTGGGGAGTCTCGCACGGCTCGGGGAGACGCCCGCCTCCGGGCCGTCGTTCCTCGCCGTCCACCCCGCCCTCCCGGTCCTGTACGCGGTGGGGGAGGCCGAGCGCGGCACGGTAGGCGTCTTCGCCCGCGCCGGCGACGGCACGCTGAGCCCGCTCGCGCAGCGGCCCAGCGAGGGATCGGCCCCCTGCCACCTGGCGGTGGATCCCACCGGTACGCGCCTGGCGGTGGCCAACTACGGCGACGGCACCCTCAGCGTGCACGGCATCGACGGATCCGGCCTGCTGACCGACGTGTGGATCTTCCCCTACCGTGCGGGGGCCCACGCCCACCAGGCGGTCTTCGGCCCCGACGGCGTGCTGTACGTGAGCGACCTGGGCGCCGACGAGGTCCGTCGCTACCTGGTCGGGGACGAGGTGGTCCCACACCCGGAGGGGCCGGTACGGCTCGCGCCCGGCATGGGCCCCCGGCACATGGCCAGGGCGGGCGGCCACTGGTACGTGGCGGGAGAGCTGGACGGCACCGTGCGCGCCTACGACGACGAATGGCGCGAGATCCAGGTCGCCCCGGCCGGCGGGGGCGGGGGGCGGAACCAGCCCTCACACCTGGAGGTCAGCGGCGGGCTCGTCTACGTCGCCAACCGAGGCCCCGACACGATCTCGGTCTTCGCCGGTCCCCAGCTGAAGCCGGTCGCGGAGGTCGCCTGCGGCGGCGTCTGGCCGAGGCACTTCGCCATCGCCGACGGCCGCATGTACGTGGCCAACCAGCACTCGGGCACCGTCGCCGTGCTCCCGCTGAAGGACGGCGTCCCGCGGCCCGCGGGGGAGGTCTTCGCCGTCGGTACCCCGTCCTGCGTGCTGCCTCTGCCCTGA
- a CDS encoding 6-phosphofructokinase, producing the protein MRIGVLTGGGDCPGLNAVIRAVVRKGVGVHGHEFVGFRDGWRGPLEGDTMPLDIEAVRGILPRGGTILGSSRTNPIKIDGGVEKIKENLAKGGIDALIAIGGEDTLGVAKQLFDKGVKVVGVPKTIDNDLNATDYTFGFDTAVNIAVEAIDRLHTTAESHHRALICEVMGRHAGWIALHAGMAGGANVILIPEKPFDIDRVCAYVESRFKTKYAPIIVVAEGAHPIEGQMALQAGELDAFGHVRLGGIGENLASEIEKRTGKEARTTVLGHIQRGGTPTAFDRVLATRFGLQAIDAVQDGDFGKMVALRGTDIVRVGLDEATEELKTVPAGRYEEAEVFFG; encoded by the coding sequence ATGCGTATCGGAGTGCTCACCGGGGGCGGCGACTGCCCCGGCCTGAACGCCGTTATCCGCGCTGTCGTGCGTAAGGGAGTGGGCGTCCACGGGCATGAGTTCGTCGGGTTCCGCGACGGCTGGCGGGGTCCTCTTGAGGGCGACACCATGCCGTTGGACATCGAGGCCGTGCGCGGCATCCTGCCGCGCGGCGGGACGATCCTGGGCTCGTCGCGGACCAACCCGATCAAGATCGACGGTGGCGTTGAGAAGATCAAGGAGAACCTGGCGAAGGGCGGGATCGACGCGCTGATCGCGATCGGCGGCGAGGACACCCTCGGCGTGGCCAAGCAGCTCTTCGACAAGGGGGTGAAGGTCGTCGGCGTGCCCAAGACGATCGACAACGACCTCAACGCCACCGACTACACCTTCGGCTTCGACACGGCGGTCAACATCGCCGTCGAGGCGATCGACCGCCTGCACACCACCGCCGAGTCCCACCACCGCGCGCTGATCTGCGAGGTCATGGGCCGCCACGCGGGCTGGATCGCCCTGCACGCCGGCATGGCGGGCGGCGCCAACGTCATCCTCATCCCGGAGAAGCCCTTCGACATCGACCGGGTCTGCGCCTATGTCGAGTCCCGCTTCAAGACGAAGTACGCGCCGATAATCGTGGTCGCGGAGGGCGCGCACCCGATCGAGGGCCAGATGGCGCTGCAGGCGGGCGAACTCGACGCCTTCGGCCACGTGAGGCTCGGCGGCATCGGCGAGAACCTCGCCAGCGAGATCGAGAAGCGCACCGGCAAGGAGGCCCGCACCACGGTGCTCGGCCACATCCAGCGCGGCGGCACTCCCACGGCCTTCGACCGGGTGCTGGCCACCCGGTTCGGCCTGCAGGCCATCGACGCGGTGCAGGACGGCGACTTCGGCAAGATGGTCGCACTCCGGGGCACCGACATCGTGAGGGTGGGCCTTGACGAGGCCACCGAGGAGCTGAAGACCGTGCCGGCCGGCCGCTACGAGGAGGCCGAGGTCTTCTTCGGCTGA
- a CDS encoding MHYT domain-containing protein, with protein MSHVDHFSYGLLTPVLAYVMSSIGCMLGLLLTAKAQATVGAARARWLAGGALSIGGTGIWVMHFVAMMGFSIGGGQIRYDVPLTVGSAILAVVVVGAGLLLVSYRGERFLPLVFGGVLTGLGVAGMHYIGMFAMNMPAHLSYDPVLVGLSVLIAIAASIVALWFSLRVSGVLATGGAAMIMALAVCGMHYVGMFALEVRPRLSPAPLGGARGVDFMLPTLAVLGLLTLTLLLTVILSPSQPELDNDAAMLARLEKRRTEARLHEPPTPPSGPAPRGPSLFDSHER; from the coding sequence ATGTCCCACGTAGATCACTTTTCCTATGGCCTTCTCACTCCCGTGCTGGCCTACGTCATGTCGAGCATCGGATGCATGCTCGGTCTCCTGCTCACCGCCAAAGCCCAGGCGACGGTGGGCGCGGCACGGGCCCGCTGGCTGGCGGGCGGGGCACTGTCCATCGGTGGCACCGGCATCTGGGTCATGCACTTCGTCGCCATGATGGGCTTCTCCATCGGCGGCGGCCAGATCCGCTATGACGTACCGCTGACGGTCGGCTCGGCGATCCTGGCGGTCGTCGTCGTGGGCGCGGGACTGCTCCTGGTCTCCTACCGGGGCGAAAGATTCCTGCCGCTCGTGTTCGGCGGCGTGCTCACCGGTCTCGGCGTGGCGGGCATGCACTACATCGGCATGTTCGCGATGAACATGCCGGCCCACCTCTCCTACGATCCGGTGCTGGTCGGGCTCTCGGTCCTGATCGCCATCGCCGCCTCCATCGTGGCGCTCTGGTTCAGCCTGCGGGTCAGTGGCGTGCTCGCCACCGGCGGCGCCGCGATGATCATGGCCCTGGCGGTCTGCGGCATGCACTACGTCGGCATGTTCGCGCTCGAGGTACGGCCTCGGCTCTCGCCGGCGCCGCTCGGAGGGGCCAGGGGCGTCGACTTCATGCTGCCCACGCTGGCCGTGCTGGGCCTGCTGACCCTCACCCTGCTGCTGACCGTCATCCTGTCTCCGTCGCAGCCGGAGCTGGACAACGACGCCGCCATGCTGGCCAGGCTGGAGAAGCGCCGCACCGAGGCCCGGCTCCACGAGCCGCCCACACCGCCCAGCGGTCCGGCGCCGAGGGGCCCGTCCCTGTTCGACTCCCACGAGCGATGA
- the macS gene encoding MacS family sensor histidine kinase, with product MTGIEGPFWRAVAVFRVASLAYAAVLLIRAGGYAHPAIGWLVIGVMALWTAGTIFAYSVEELRGRPLLAADMLVTVGCLLATPAVQGAYQEGSLPITGTWMGGAVLAWGVYGGRRLGAVAALIVSLADLRLHGVPGGDFETLPINGTVLLFLAGTVVGHVARLARKAEERMQQAIELEAAGRERERLARGIHDSVLQVLALVQRRGQEIGGEAAELGRLAGEQEAALRELVRISPEAPAAGAADLCALLHRYGSATVTVSAPATPLILPAATAAEMAAAVGAALDNVARHCGARAPAWVFAESDDGLITVTVRDEGPGMAPGRLEEAAAAGRLGVAQSIRGRVAELGGTVTVISHPGRGTEIEMSVPIG from the coding sequence GTGACGGGAATCGAGGGTCCGTTCTGGCGGGCGGTCGCGGTGTTTCGCGTCGCATCCCTCGCGTACGCGGCGGTTCTGCTCATCCGTGCCGGGGGGTACGCCCACCCGGCGATCGGCTGGCTGGTGATCGGCGTCATGGCGCTGTGGACCGCGGGGACGATCTTCGCCTACTCCGTCGAGGAGCTCCGCGGCCGGCCGCTGCTCGCCGCCGACATGCTCGTGACCGTGGGCTGCCTGCTCGCCACCCCGGCGGTGCAGGGCGCCTACCAGGAGGGCAGCCTGCCGATCACCGGCACCTGGATGGGCGGCGCGGTGCTCGCCTGGGGCGTGTACGGCGGGCGGCGGCTGGGGGCCGTGGCCGCGCTGATCGTCTCGCTGGCCGACCTGCGGCTGCACGGTGTTCCCGGGGGCGACTTCGAGACGCTGCCGATCAACGGCACCGTCCTGCTCTTCCTCGCCGGGACCGTCGTCGGGCACGTGGCCCGGCTGGCCAGGAAGGCCGAGGAGCGCATGCAGCAGGCGATCGAGCTGGAGGCCGCCGGTCGGGAGCGAGAGCGGCTCGCCCGGGGAATCCACGACTCGGTGCTCCAGGTGCTCGCGCTGGTTCAGCGGCGCGGGCAGGAGATCGGCGGTGAGGCGGCCGAACTGGGCAGGCTCGCGGGCGAGCAGGAGGCCGCCCTGCGCGAGCTGGTCAGGATCTCACCCGAGGCACCCGCCGCCGGCGCCGCGGACCTGTGTGCCCTGCTGCACAGGTACGGCTCGGCCACGGTCACCGTCTCGGCCCCGGCGACCCCGCTGATCCTGCCCGCGGCCACCGCGGCGGAGATGGCCGCCGCGGTCGGGGCCGCCCTGGACAACGTCGCCCGCCACTGTGGGGCGCGGGCACCCGCGTGGGTTTTCGCCGAGAGCGACGACGGACTGATCACCGTGACCGTCAGGGACGAGGGGCCGGGTATGGCACCCGGACGCCTGGAGGAGGCCGCCGCCGCCGGGCGGCTCGGCGTCGCGCAGTCCATCCGGGGCCGTGTCGCGGAGCTTGGCGGCACGGTCACGGTGATCTCCCATCCCGGCCGGGGCACCGAGATCGAGATGTCGGTGCCGATCGGCTAG
- a CDS encoding response regulator transcription factor — MVVDDHPMWRDGVARDLAEAGYEVVAAVGEGRQAVRVAAAVRPELVVLDLQLPDLPGVEVARRLATSEPPPRVLVLSASGEQEDVLEAIKAGASGYLLKSASKEEFLDAVRRTAGGDAVFTPGLAGLVLGEYRRLAARPAPEATPRLTERETEVLRLVAKGLSYKQIAERLVLSHRTVQNHVQNTLNKLQLHNRVELVRYVIEQGLDES, encoded by the coding sequence ATGGTGGTGGACGACCACCCGATGTGGAGGGACGGGGTGGCCAGGGACCTGGCCGAGGCCGGATACGAGGTGGTGGCCGCGGTCGGGGAGGGGCGGCAGGCGGTCCGAGTGGCCGCGGCGGTCCGGCCCGAGCTGGTCGTGCTGGATCTGCAGCTGCCCGACCTGCCGGGGGTGGAGGTGGCCAGGAGGCTGGCCACCTCGGAGCCGCCGCCCAGGGTGCTGGTGCTGTCGGCCAGCGGTGAGCAGGAGGACGTGCTGGAGGCCATCAAGGCGGGAGCCTCCGGATATCTCCTGAAATCCGCGAGCAAAGAGGAGTTCCTCGACGCGGTCCGGCGCACCGCCGGGGGCGACGCGGTGTTCACCCCGGGGCTGGCCGGGCTCGTGCTGGGGGAGTATCGGAGGCTGGCGGCCCGGCCCGCGCCCGAGGCGACGCCCCGCCTGACCGAGCGGGAGACCGAGGTGCTCCGCCTGGTCGCCAAAGGGTTGTCCTACAAGCAGATCGCCGAGCGTCTCGTGCTCTCCCACCGGACCGTGCAGAACCACGTCCAGAACACGCTGAACAAGCTCCAGCTCCACAATCGGGTGGAACTGGTCCGCTACGTGATCGAGCAGGGCCTCGACGAGTCGTAG
- the thiI gene encoding tRNA uracil 4-sulfurtransferase ThiI: MTMSALGEPCVLLKLGEVVLKGNNRELFERRLQANIKAALKDVVVKVDVRQRHGVIALFLPEGTGVEVADAVAERVSYVPGLVWIHRAWRVAKDPSAITKAAVELLADRDDVKRGVSFAVRSRRRDKRFPLTSMQLDRSVGGELNDVYGLPVDLKRPELVVSIEVDRDEAFVFTGGLSGQGGLPVGSSGRGLVLMSGGIDSPVAAYRMMRRGLRVDFLHFSGIPFTTSESIYKAYALVRALDRFQGGSRMWVVPFGKAQQSIKASGQDRLAVITQRRLMLKTGEEVARRLRAGALVTGDSLGQVSSQTLQNITAQDDAVDMPILRPLIGLDKTEIMAEARRIGTLAISELPDEDCCSLLAPRRAEIAAKVADLKKIERRLDAEELAVQLAGSLQEYRLDA, translated from the coding sequence ATGACCATGTCCGCCTTGGGCGAGCCCTGCGTTCTGCTCAAACTGGGCGAGGTCGTCCTCAAGGGCAACAACCGTGAGCTCTTCGAGCGGAGGTTGCAGGCCAACATCAAGGCCGCTCTGAAGGACGTCGTCGTCAAGGTCGACGTGCGGCAGCGCCACGGCGTCATCGCGCTCTTCCTGCCGGAGGGCACCGGGGTCGAGGTCGCGGACGCGGTCGCCGAGCGCGTCTCGTACGTCCCGGGGCTGGTCTGGATCCACCGCGCCTGGCGGGTGGCCAAGGACCCCTCGGCGATCACCAAGGCCGCCGTCGAGCTGCTGGCCGACCGCGACGACGTCAAACGCGGTGTCTCCTTCGCGGTCCGCTCCCGCCGCCGCGACAAGCGCTTCCCGCTCACCTCGATGCAGCTGGACCGCTCGGTCGGCGGCGAGCTCAACGACGTCTACGGCCTGCCGGTCGACCTGAAGCGTCCCGAGCTGGTGGTCTCCATCGAGGTCGACCGCGACGAGGCTTTCGTCTTCACCGGCGGGCTGTCCGGCCAGGGCGGGCTGCCGGTCGGCAGCAGCGGCCGGGGCCTGGTCCTGATGTCCGGCGGCATCGACTCCCCGGTGGCCGCCTACCGGATGATGCGCCGCGGCCTGCGTGTCGACTTCCTGCACTTCTCCGGCATCCCCTTCACCACCTCCGAGTCCATCTACAAGGCGTACGCGCTGGTCAGGGCACTCGACAGGTTCCAGGGCGGGTCCCGGATGTGGGTCGTCCCCTTCGGCAAGGCCCAGCAGTCCATCAAGGCCTCCGGCCAGGACCGTCTGGCGGTGATCACCCAGCGCCGGCTGATGCTGAAGACCGGCGAGGAGGTCGCCCGCCGCCTGCGCGCCGGCGCCCTGGTCACCGGCGACTCCCTGGGCCAGGTCTCCTCGCAGACTCTGCAGAACATCACCGCCCAGGACGACGCGGTCGACATGCCGATCCTGCGTCCCCTCATCGGCCTGGACAAGACCGAGATCATGGCCGAGGCCCGCCGCATCGGCACCCTGGCGATCTCCGAACTCCCCGACGAGGACTGCTGCTCGCTGCTGGCCCCCCGCCGCGCCGAGATCGCCGCGAAGGTCGCCGACCTGAAGAAGATCGAGCGTCGCCTGGACGCCGAGGAGCTCGCCGTCCAGCTCGCCGGGTCCCTGCAGGAGTACCGGCTCGACGCCTGA